The Halomicrobium zhouii region ACCAGGGCATCGCCGAGCCCGTCCTCGTCGGCGACCGTGACCGGATCACCGCCATCGTCGAGACGCTCGGCCTCGACTTCGATCCCGATATCGTCGACCCAGAAGAGAGCGACCTGGCGGCCTACGCCGACCGATTGTACGAACTCCGGAAACGCAAGGGCGTCACGCGCCACGAGGCCGGCAACCTCGTCGAGGACGGTAACTACCTCGCCAGCGTGATGGTCGAGCGGGGCGACGCCGACGCGATGCTGACCGGCCTGACCAACCACTACCCGTCGGCGCTGCGCGCACCGCTGCAGGTCGTCGGCACCGCGCCGGAGGCCGACTACGCCGCCGGCGTCTACATGCTGACGTTCAAGAACCGCGTCGTCTTCTGCGCCGACGCGACCGTCAACACCGACCCCGACGCGGACGTCCTGGCCGAGATCACCCGCCACACCGCCGACCTGGCCCGCCGGTTCAACGTCGAACCGCGTGCGGCGATGCTGTCGTACTCCGACTTCGGCAGCGTCGATAGCCCGGGCTCACGGAAACCGCGTCGCGCCGCAGAGCGGCTTCGGAACGACCCCGCCGTCGACTTCCAGGTCGACGGCGAGATGCAAGCGGATACAGCCGTCGTCGAGGATATCCTCGCAGACACCTACGAGTTCTCCGAACTGGACGGGCCGGCGAACGTCCTCGTCTTTCCCAACCTGGAGGCCGGCAACATCGCCTACAAACTCCTCCAGCGGCTGGGGGGCGCCGAGGCCATCGGGCCGATGCTCGTCGGGATGGACGAACCCGTCCACGTGCTCCAGCGCGGCGACGAGGTCAAAGATATCGTCAACCTGGCGGGCGTCGCCGTGGTGGACGCACAGAACGAGTGACCTCCCCGACCTTAGGAAGTGTCTAGACTGGGCTCAGTCGCTCGCTCCGCCCCGGTTGGCCCGTGACGGCGGCGGGACGCGCTCGTCGACGCCCGGAGACTCGGGCAGGACGCAGCGAGCGGGTTCGTCGTTGACGTGGGCGTACTGGTCGGGCGCGTTGGCCAGTGCGTGGGCCGGATTGACGTCGCTGGGGATGCGCGCGGCCCGGATCTCCTCGAAGCCGTTGATCCGGGCGCGGATGCCGCGCCAGTGGAGTCCCGTCGCGACGGGGACCGAGACCTCGTGGTGGGATACCGACGCGGGGTCGTCGGCCGCGAGCGTCGCGGCGTTGACGTTCGCAGCCAGGTCGTCGTGGTCGATGAGGAGTCCGACGCTGGCGCTGGCTGGCGCACGGGACGCGAGTACGTCGAGGCCCAGGTGTAACGCCCGATACTCCGCGACGTTGTTGTCCGGCGCGTTGTCCGGGAGGGAGAGCCGAGCGACGCGCTCGCCGTCTCGCGTTTCGATGACGGCACCGAGCCCACCGCTCGCGTCCGTGTAGGATCCGTCGGTCGCGATGTAGAAGTCGCGGTGGTGTGTGCGCGGCGGATGCGCGATGTGGGGCGTCGGTGACTCGTCGAACAGGTCTCTCAGTGACGGCCGGCCGTAAGCGGCCATGAAATACGTTTCACGGTGCAGGCTGATAAATATACTGCCAGTGATAACGTTTGGCACTGGGGTGGAAAGTCGACCGTCTCCACCGTCGAGCGAGTGTTAATCCCGGCGGTGGGGGTGGCCGACGAAGAGCGTTACGGCGTTCGCCGCGAGGAGGGCGAGGAACGCGATGGTGACGGAGCTACTGTCGAGGCCGCTCGCCAACAGCGGGAGGTAGAGGAACGGGAGCGCGACGGCGACCCAGAACGAGAGGATCCGTACTGGGGAAAGGACGTTCTCGCCGGGCCGGACGACCGTTCCTGCGTCCTGGAGGGCGGTGCGAAGGTCGTTTGCGGAGGAGTTAGACATCGGGGACACCCACCAGATGCCAGCAGTGCCGACCCCATATAACCGGCCGAGCGTTCGGGTCGTTTCACACCGTTTCAACGTGGCAAACGTTGACTAGCACGTTTCACCACCGACTCACATCGGTCGATATTTTTCATTTCCCACGCTCAGCCCGTCTCGCGATTTCTGGACGTTCGATCACGGCCCGGCGACGCCCGGTTTCGGCGCCGTCTCACTCCTCCGGGACGGTCCCGAGTAGAGAGATGGTAATCGTCTCGTCCGTGCCTGGTAACTGGATTTCCGCGCGCACGTACTCTGGGACCGACGACCGCCACTGCTGGAGCGCGACCCGATAGCGTTGCCGATGGCGCTCGACGCTGTACGCTTCGGTCGGATCGGCGCGAAGGACGTCCTCGACGCCGTCAGGGTCGGGCGGCGCTGGACAGCGGTCGTTCACGAACGCCTCCGCCGGAAGCACAACGGGTGCCGGGTCCTCGGGCTCGTGTCCCTGACGGACGTGGAGTCGCGCTCGCATCCGGCCGCTGAACGGCGGCGTCATCCGGAGCACCGTGTCCGCGTTCCCGGTCCGCCGGGTCGCCTCGAGCGCGGTGACGAGATCCGCCGCCGTGACGACGACGGTGTCGACCACGGTCGGGTCCTTCGATCGTGTCATCGTGGTGCCGTCGCCTCCTCCCGAATCGAGGTTCGGATGGCTCTCGGAAACGTCCGTCGCCCACGGTACTGGCGTACACGAGTCGTGTGGTGACCGACTTCTGATATGGATCCACAGGTGATAATCGACGGGGTGGTTTTATGGTCGATATCGATCAACGACTGAGGCGTATGATTCGGGGGACGCTAACACCACGGAGGGACGTGTTTGGGCGATGACAACAACGAACCGGTCCGGACGGGTGCTCGTCGTCGACGACGAGCGCGCCGTCGCCGACCTCTATGCGAACTGGCTCGAGCCAGACCACGACGTACAGGTCGCCTACGACGGGAACCAGGCCCTCGAACTCGCCACCGACGACGTGGACGTCGTCTTCCTCGATAGACAGATGCCAGGCCAGTCGGGCGACGAGGTGCTCGAGGTGCTGGACGAACGCGGCTTCGACTGTCGAATCGTCATGGTGACTGCCGTCGACCCCGGGTTCGACATCGTCGAGATGCCGTTCGACGACTACCTGATCAAGCCCGTCACCCGCGAGGCGCTGACCGAATCGGTCGCGGACATGCTCACGCGCGATACGTACGACGAACAGATGCAGGAGTACTTCGCTCTCGTCTCGAAGAAGGCGACCCTCGACGCCCAGAAGAGCCGAGCGGAACTGGCGGAGAGCGAGGCCTACGCCGAGATAACGACTCGCGTCGACGAGTTCCGTAACCGGGTCGACGAGACTGCTGCCCAGGTGACGTCCTTCGAGGGGCTCTTCTACGAACTCCCCGGCGGAAACTGACGTTTCTCGGATGCCGGTTCAGCGACCCTGTCTGGTGGCCGCCTAGAGGTACGTCCCGTCCACGGCAACGCTGACAGTCTCGTCGGCGACGGTTAGCTCGTAGGTGTCGCGTTCGAGGACGTGGCCCCGGCCCGGTCGATAGTAGCCCATCTCCGCGGCCGGGATTGACAGTTCGACCGTCCGCGTCTCGCCGGCGTCGAGCGAGACGCGCTCGAAGGCGAGCAACTCACTGCTGGGTCGCACTAGCTGTGGCGAGCGCTGGGAGCCGTAGACCTGGACGATCTCGGTGCCGAGCCGGTCGCCGACGTTCGAGAGCGTCACTTCGAGTTCGACGGCCTCGCCGGGACCGATCTCCCGGGACAGCACGTCGAGGTCGCCGTACTCGAACTCGGTGTAGCTCAGTCCGTGACCGAAGGGATAGAGCGGGTCGTACGTGTCGGGATGCTCGTCGTCGCCGATGGGACGCGGCTGGCGCTGGTAGTCGTGGTGCTGGGGGAGGTCGCCCTCGTCGGACGGCATCGTGACCGGCAGGCGACCGGACGGTTCGTTGTCCCCGAAGAGGGTCTCGGCGATGGCGTGGCCGCCCTCGGAACCCGGGTAGTACGCCATGAGAATCGCCGGGACGTGCTCGGCCATCCAGTCGACGATCAGCGGCCGACCGGTGATCAGGACGCCGACGGTGGGCGTGCCGGTCTCGTGGATCGCCTGGACCAGTTCGCGCTGGGCGTCGGCCAGGCGGAGGTTCGACCGGTGGGGCCACTCGCCCGTCTCCACGCCGGCCTGGTCCTGGGGACCGAACTCGTGGATGTACCAGCCTTCGCCGAGCGCGACGACGGCGACGTCTGCCTCGGCAGCCTTCGCCGCCGCGGCCTCGACGTCGCGTGCCTCGTTGACCGTCGCGCCCTGCTCGTAGCTGACGGCGCCGTCCGCGTGGTGTTCGATGGCGTCGAGCAGGCTGTCGCCGGCGACGTGTTCCTCGGTGTCGACGCTCCAGCCGCCGACCTGGCTGACTTTGTCGTCGGCGTTGGGTCCGGCGACGAAGACGTCCTCGGTGCCGTCGAGGGGGAGCAGGTCGTCGTTCTTCAGGAGCGTCATCGAACTCCGTGCCGCCTCGCGGGCCACCTCGCGGTGGTCCTCGTGCCCGACGGTCTGGAGTGCCTCGTCCCTGTCGACGAAGGGGTCCTCGAACAGGCCCATGCGGAACTTCAGCGCGAGGACGCGGCGGACCTTCCCGTCGAGGGTGGATTCGTCGAGGTCGCCGGCTGCGACCAGGTCGACGAGGTGGTCGACGTGCCCGGTCGTCCCGACAGAGGCGACGGTCAGGCCGGCCTCCCGCGAGCGGTAGACCGATTCGCGCCAGTCCTCGGTGACGCGGTGGTCCTCGTGGAGGTGCCGGACGCCGCCCCAGTCAGAGACGGTGTGGCCGTCGAAGCCGAGTTCGCCCCGCAGGAGGTCCGTGAGGAACCGGTGGGAGCCGTGCATCGGCTCGCCGTTGGTCGAGTTGTACGACGGCATCACGGAGGTCACGCCCTCGTCGACGACCGACTCGAACGGCCGGAGGAACGTGTTCCAGAGCCGGTATTCTGATATCTCGGCCGGCGCGGCGTCCTCACCACGCTCCGGCCCGCTGTAGGCCGGGAAGTGCTTCGCCGTCGCGACGACGTTCTCCTCGCCCTCGATCCCCTCGCCCTGGTACCCCCGGACTTTCGCGGCGGCCATCTCGCCGACCAGCCGCGGGCTCTCGCCGAAGGTCTCGAAGACGCGACCCCACCGGGGTTCCCGGCCCACGTCGCAGGTGGGCGAGTAGTTCTGGTGGGCCCCCGTCGCACGGACCTCGGTCGCACAGATATCGGCCGCTCTCTCGGCCAGGTCTGGATCCCAGGTCGCCCCGGTCCCCAGCCCGTTCGGGAAGATGGCCGACCCGGCCACGTACGCGTGCCCGTGGACGGCGTCGACGTTGAACAGCACGGGGATCCCCAGGCGGGTCTCCTCGCGTGCCAGCTGTTGTATCTCGTTGACGGTGTCGACGATTTCGCCGGGCTCCGTCCCGATGGACCCGCCCCATCCGAACGTCGCTACCGCCCCGAGCGTGTGCTCGGTAACCGCGTCTTTCACGTCGTCGAGACTGTTGAACTCGCCCATCTTGCCGCCCCACGTACCGACCAGCTGTCCGGCCTTCTCCTGGACAGTCATCCGGTCGAGGAGGTCCTCGACGCGGCGGTCGACGGCGGCGTCGGGCCGCTGATAGAGGTGGTCGTCACCGTTGGTCTGCATCGTTCACAACCGTCCCGCCATCCCGTTAAATAAGTTTGCAAATCCGGAACCGAGCGTCCGCCACGGAGACGGCCGTTCACAGGCGTCTCCGGCGACGCAACCACGTCGCCGGATGGCCATTAGTCCGACGGGCGTTTCCCCGCGCCTGGTGGGATAAACCACAATTACTATAGCTATGAAGCGAAAGTAATCGGGTGTGAGATTCTGTCTCGAACGGACTGCGCGGGCCGTTCTTGCAACATTGGCAGCCGATGGAATCGCGCTCGGGGCGATTCCGTGTCTGCCGCTCGGATCTGCCGGTCTGGTCGACCGGGCCATCGCGTTTCTCGGCGTCGATACGCTCACACGCACCCGGGGACGCAACCGCGCATGTACCCCCCGAGTTCGGACTCGACTCTCCGGCGAGTCCGAAACGACTACACAAGAAGATGATGACACTCAACTCATGGTGGGAGTCTAATGGCGACGCAGAATAGCAACCCTCGCTCCGAGCGCGGAGTCGAGGATCCAATCATCCAGATGCGTGGCGCCTCGGTGACCTACGACGAAGGCGAATCCTACGTACTCGACGACGTCTCGCTGGACATCGGCCGCGGCGAAATCGTCGGTATCATCGGCGAGAGCGGTTCGGGCAAGTCGATGCTCGCTTCGTCGATGCTCGACGCCATCCCCGACCCCGGTCTCCTCACTGGCGGGATCCGGTACAACCCGCCGGACGACGAACCGATAGAGATCCTCGACCTCGACAAGGAAGGGATCCGGAGCCTGCGCTGGGAGCACGTCTCGATGGTCTTCCAGGGCGCGATGAGTTCGTTCAACCCGACGATGAAGGTCGGCGACCACTTCGTGGAGACGCTGAAGGCCCACGACGCGAACGTCGAGGAGGGGATGGCCCTGGCCCACGAACTGCTCGAGGACCTCTACCTCGAACCCGAACGTATCCTCGAGTCCTACGCCCACGAGCTCTCGGGCGGGATGCAACAGCGCGCCCTCATCGCGCTCAGTCTGGTGCTCGAACCCGAGATGCTCGTGATGGACGAGCCGACCGCCGCGCTCGACCTGCTGATGCAGCGGTCGATCCTCCGTCTGCTCGAGGACCTTCAGGAGAAGTACGACCTCACGATGGTGTTCATCACGCACGACCTGCCGCTGGTCGCCGCGCTGGCCGACCGGATGGCCATCATGTACGCCTTCAAGCTGGTCGAGGTCGGCCCCACTCGCGAGCTGATCGAACACGCCGCCCACCCGTACACGCGCAAACTGCTCAACTCGACGCCGAACCTCGACGCGCCGCTGGACGAGATGGAGGCCATCGAGGGTGACCAGCCAGCGCCGATCAACGTCCCGACGGGCTGTGCGTTCCACCCGCGGTGTCCGCTCGCCGACGAACAGTGTCGGTCGACGGTACCGGAGTTCTTCGACGCCGGCGAGGACCACGAGGTCGCCTGCTATCACTGGGAAGAGGCGATCGACCAGATTTCGCTGAACTACGCGGACTCGCTTGGTGACCGCGCGGCCAGCGGAGGTGACGACTGATGAGTAGCGAACCACCGCTGCTGGAACTCGAGAACGTCGAGGTCCACTTCGAGGACAAACCCGGCCTGCTCGACTTCGGTGGCGAGACGAAGACGGTTCGTGCCGTCGACGGCGTCAACCTCACGCTCGAGGAACGCGACGTCCTCTCCCTGGTCGGCGAGTCCGGCTGTGGCAAGACGACGCTCGGCAAGACCGCAATCGGCCTCCAGCGGCCGACCGGTGGGAGCGTCAAGTTCCGCGGCCACGACATCTGGGAGGTCCGCGACGGGAAATCGGACGCCGACATCACCTGGAAGGATATCCGCACGTCGCTGCAGATCATCCACCAGGACCCGGGTGCCTCGCTCAACCCCAACCGGCGTATCCTCTCTATCCTCTCCGAGCCGCTCAACCAGGTCAACGCGGAACTCAGCCGCAGCGAGAAGCGCGAGCGGATCTACGCGCTGCTCGAACGCGTCGGGATGAACCCGGCGGCCGACTTCGCCGAACGCTACCCCCACCAGCTCTCTGGCGGCGAGAAACAGCGCGTCGCGCTGAGCCGCGCACTGTTGATGAACCCGGACGTCATCCTGGCCGACGAGGCCATCAGCGCGCTGGACGTCTCCCTGCGCGTCGAGATGATGGACCTGATGCACGAACTCCAGAACGAGTTCAACACCTCGTTCGTGTTCATCTC contains the following coding sequences:
- a CDS encoding ribonuclease H family protein; protein product: MAAYGRPSLRDLFDESPTPHIAHPPRTHHRDFYIATDGSYTDASGGLGAVIETRDGERVARLSLPDNAPDNNVAEYRALHLGLDVLASRAPASASVGLLIDHDDLAANVNAATLAADDPASVSHHEVSVPVATGLHWRGIRARINGFEEIRAARIPSDVNPAHALANAPDQYAHVNDEPARCVLPESPGVDERVPPPSRANRGGASD
- a CDS encoding HalX domain-containing protein; its protein translation is MTTTNRSGRVLVVDDERAVADLYANWLEPDHDVQVAYDGNQALELATDDVDVVFLDRQMPGQSGDEVLEVLDERGFDCRIVMVTAVDPGFDIVEMPFDDYLIKPVTREALTESVADMLTRDTYDEQMQEYFALVSKKATLDAQKSRAELAESEAYAEITTRVDEFRNRVDETAAQVTSFEGLFYELPGGN
- a CDS encoding beta-glucosidase family protein — protein: MQTNGDDHLYQRPDAAVDRRVEDLLDRMTVQEKAGQLVGTWGGKMGEFNSLDDVKDAVTEHTLGAVATFGWGGSIGTEPGEIVDTVNEIQQLAREETRLGIPVLFNVDAVHGHAYVAGSAIFPNGLGTGATWDPDLAERAADICATEVRATGAHQNYSPTCDVGREPRWGRVFETFGESPRLVGEMAAAKVRGYQGEGIEGEENVVATAKHFPAYSGPERGEDAAPAEISEYRLWNTFLRPFESVVDEGVTSVMPSYNSTNGEPMHGSHRFLTDLLRGELGFDGHTVSDWGGVRHLHEDHRVTEDWRESVYRSREAGLTVASVGTTGHVDHLVDLVAAGDLDESTLDGKVRRVLALKFRMGLFEDPFVDRDEALQTVGHEDHREVAREAARSSMTLLKNDDLLPLDGTEDVFVAGPNADDKVSQVGGWSVDTEEHVAGDSLLDAIEHHADGAVSYEQGATVNEARDVEAAAAKAAEADVAVVALGEGWYIHEFGPQDQAGVETGEWPHRSNLRLADAQRELVQAIHETGTPTVGVLITGRPLIVDWMAEHVPAILMAYYPGSEGGHAIAETLFGDNEPSGRLPVTMPSDEGDLPQHHDYQRQPRPIGDDEHPDTYDPLYPFGHGLSYTEFEYGDLDVLSREIGPGEAVELEVTLSNVGDRLGTEIVQVYGSQRSPQLVRPSSELLAFERVSLDAGETRTVELSIPAAEMGYYRPGRGHVLERDTYELTVADETVSVAVDGTYL
- a CDS encoding ABC transporter ATP-binding protein; translated protein: MATQNSNPRSERGVEDPIIQMRGASVTYDEGESYVLDDVSLDIGRGEIVGIIGESGSGKSMLASSMLDAIPDPGLLTGGIRYNPPDDEPIEILDLDKEGIRSLRWEHVSMVFQGAMSSFNPTMKVGDHFVETLKAHDANVEEGMALAHELLEDLYLEPERILESYAHELSGGMQQRALIALSLVLEPEMLVMDEPTAALDLLMQRSILRLLEDLQEKYDLTMVFITHDLPLVAALADRMAIMYAFKLVEVGPTRELIEHAAHPYTRKLLNSTPNLDAPLDEMEAIEGDQPAPINVPTGCAFHPRCPLADEQCRSTVPEFFDAGEDHEVACYHWEEAIDQISLNYADSLGDRAASGGDD
- a CDS encoding oligopeptide/dipeptide ABC transporter ATP-binding protein, which gives rise to MSSEPPLLELENVEVHFEDKPGLLDFGGETKTVRAVDGVNLTLEERDVLSLVGESGCGKTTLGKTAIGLQRPTGGSVKFRGHDIWEVRDGKSDADITWKDIRTSLQIIHQDPGASLNPNRRILSILSEPLNQVNAELSRSEKRERIYALLERVGMNPAADFAERYPHQLSGGEKQRVALSRALLMNPDVILADEAISALDVSLRVEMMDLMHELQNEFNTSFVFISHDLSNARYFTAHAGGKIGVMYLGELAEIGPAEDMIGDPRHPYTNVLRWATPDLSLRETGDPPMRKIDIPDPVNPPSGCRFHTRCPEAREVCQEETPPDYQAGEQRVACFREDEDHSYWNSPELSDGNLADTGTNTDVGEESGFSD